Part of the Paenibacillus guangzhouensis genome is shown below.
GACGATATTAGAGGTTGGATATAAACGCCGTGCTCTCTTCTCAGCCCCACAAAGTGAAGCCTAATCTTGCAGCAATTTCCGATTACTTTGCGGGGACCCCCCCATATTTTCGTTCCCTCCACGCGGACTGAACCCCTGACAGGGGCGATCCCTGTCTCGTCTCCACACAAAAAGAACACCCAGACCTCATGCGGTCTGGGTGTAGAGGCTATAGGGAATGTTCATATCTCCATCTTACTTGCTTACGAAGCCATCCTCCGCCGACGATATTAGAGGTTCGATATAAACGCCGTGCTCACTCACTTTGTTCCCTCCGCGCGGACTGAACCCCTGACAGGGGCGATCCCTATCTCGTCTCCACACAAAAGAACACCCAGACCTCATGCGGTCTGGGTGTTCAGGTTTTTGGTGGAGGCGAGGGGAATCGAACCCCTGTCCGAAGATAACGCAACATAAGCTTCTACGGGTGTAGTTACAGTTTTGATGTCACCCGAGTATCGCCCCGTAACCGGCTATACTTTGGGTCAGCCTGATTGTCTTCTTCAGCACACCCCAGGCGGAGATGTGACAGCGTATCCCACTAAAGTTGGGCCCCGTTCTCGGCACATGGGCGATGCAGAGGCGAAGCTCGCTAACAGGTTATTAAGCTGCTAATGCGAAGTTGTTTTGTTGTTTGCCGTTTAATAGGCTTTAGCGTTGATGAAGTGGTCGCGTCCCCACTACCCGCTACTCATGCCCGAACTATCCCCGTCGAATCCAAGAACGCCCCCATGAAAGGGAATGCGCCGATCGAACCAACTTATATTCGATCTGGACCAAGTGATAATTCCTTGAAGTCCACCGACTTCAAATCGAGCATGGTAGAAATGTTATCGTGAATATCCATGTCGGTCACTCACGATTACAATCTCATTATACGGCCTTGAACCCCCAAAAGTAAAGGAACACCAAAATGTTCATCATCTCCCTAGGTTTATCCAAGGCAAGTTTATCTAGCAACTTTCTGCTTTTCGCGTAGAATACGCTGAATATCGCGCTGCGCATCCCGCTTCGCCGCAGCTTCACGCTTGTCGTATTGTTTCTTCCCTCGACCGAGTCCGATTAACAGCTTCGCATAGCCGTTACGAACATAAATCTTAAGCGGAACAATCGTATAGCCTTCAGTCTTCGTCTGTCCGAGCAGCTTGTGGATCTGCACCTTGTGCAGCAGCAGCTTCCGCGCACGTGTCGGATCGCTTGGGTTAAATCGATTGCCTTGCTCGAACGGACTGATGTGCATATTGTGAATGAAGATTTCTCCATTCCGAATCGTCGCAAAGGCATCACCAATGTTCGCTCTGCCCATCCGCAATGATTTGATTTCCGTTCCGGTCAGCACCAGACCCGCTTCATACGTATCTTCAATAAAATAATCATGGGATGCCTTTTTATTCTGAGCAAGCACTTTGCCGTCTGCTTTTTTACCCATGATAACCACTCCTTCCGAGCGTCTAATCGCCCGATGCTATAGAGTTCTATTGTAACAAACCCCGCCGAACCAAATCAAGGAGAAAACAACTTCCCTCTTTTCGCTTCGAACTCCACCGCAAACGCTTCCTTTTTACCATCTGACGTAATATACTAGAAATAAATGGAAATGTCTACGAAGGAGGACTCCCGCCATGCAAGAGGAACATGAACCCTTGATGACAATACCGACTCCTGCTCCAAGCGACTTACTTTACGATAAACCCCGATCGCAATATCCGTACACTGAAGCTGACTTCGAGACGACGCATCAACTTGCCAATTACCGTGTAGATCTTCGCAACCCGAACAATATCCATCTTGACCGATTTATCGACGCCAAGGCCGTCTACGACTGGTCTCAGCTTCGCTGGAAGGACGTCGGGCGCCCTTTCCAAGTCAAGAATATGTCGGAAACCCGC
Proteins encoded:
- the smpB gene encoding SsrA-binding protein SmpB: MGKKADGKVLAQNKKASHDYFIEDTYEAGLVLTGTEIKSLRMGRANIGDAFATIRNGEIFIHNMHISPFEQGNRFNPSDPTRARKLLLHKVQIHKLLGQTKTEGYTIVPLKIYVRNGYAKLLIGLGRGKKQYDKREAAAKRDAQRDIQRILREKQKVAR